A segment of the Ignavibacteriota bacterium genome:
CGTAGCGTACTTCTACAATACCATTTTCTTTGATGTTTACAAGTTGAATATTGCCGCCATCTGCTATGAGATATGGGCGGCAATATTCTAATGCTTGTTCGATTCGTTGTTGTAGAGGTGAAACGTTTTCCATAATTGTGTCATGTTGAACCACAGAGACGCGGAGTTCGCAGAGTTAATTTACGCCTAAATCTATTTCAATTTTCGGTGTTGGAGTTGAGAGCGATTGGATGCTAAGTTGCGCCGCCATGTTTCTTGCAAGTTGTCGGATTTGTTTTGCCTGTGTTGCTTCCGGTTCGAGCACGACAATTGGTTTTCCTATATCGCCGCCGACTCTGATGGGCGTGTAAATCGGAATATCGCCGAGGAATGGAACGTTGAGTTCTTCCGCCGCTTTCTTTCCGCCGCCGGTTGAAAAAATTTCTTCCCTGTGTCCGCAGTGTCCGCAAATGTGGTAACTCATATTTTCGATAATTCCGAGTATCGGGACGTTCACTTTCTGAAACATCGCAAATGCTTTTCGTGCATCAGCGAGAGAAATATCCTGCGGTGTGGTTACGACGACCGCTCCCGAAAGTGGAATAGATTGAACAAGCGTTAAGTGAATGTCTCCTGTGCCGGGAGGTAAATCAAATACGAGATAATCAAGTTCGCCCCAGTCCACATCGGACATAAACTGTTTGACTGCTCCGCTCACCATAGGTCCGCGCCAAATGACTGCTTGCATCGGGTCAACGAGAAAACCGATGGACATGACCTGTACGCCATGTGCTTCAAGTGGAACGAGTTTTTGTCCTCTCATTTTCGGTCGTTCATCAATTCCCATCATGAGCGGAATGCTCGGTCCGTAAATATCCGCATCAAGCAAACCGACTTTTGCTCCATCAAGCGCAAGCGAGACTGCGAGATTTACTGCTACGGTTGATTTCCCCACGCCGCCTTTGCCACTTGCAACTGCGATTGTATTTTTTACGCCCGCCAATAATTCAGCACGTTGCTGGCCTGGACTTACCCGCACACTTGATGTCATTTCGATTGAAATTGTACCGACATTTTCAATATTGTCTCGGATTGCTTGTTCGGCGGCGGCTTTCAATTCATCGCGGACGGGACAAGACGGAGTTGTTAATTCAATTTTGAAGGAGACATTTTGCTTGTCAATCTTCAAATCTTTAACAAAATTCAAAGCGACAATATCCCGATGAAGGTCAGGGTCTTTCACAAGACGGAGTGAGTTAAGAACAGATGTTTCTGATAGTTGTTGTTTCATAGGTTGTGTTTTCAATGAGTAAGTGAGGGAATAATAAATTGTTTTAAGGATAATGCGAACAGAACGGAAAGTGTTACGTTTAGGAGTGTCCCAAGTAAATAGTAGGTTGGATTTCTCTTGATGTCTTCCGAACGAACTAATTCTTTCGCGGCAAAGATAATCGCAATGGCAGTGTATTCTTCAAACAAGACAAAGAGGATAATCAAAACAAATTCACACAATCCTATCCACGTCCCGGCTTCTTTCCATTCGATTTTTCGTTTGATGTTGAGTTTTGGGTCAATGTAGAGAAGGATGCTTTCAGCATCAGACTGATGAGAAGAAAAGAACAGAAAGCGAGGAACCCGCTGATGAGGTAAAGGCGCATTATCCTATTTCATTCCTTTCAATTGCTTCGGTAACTGTTGAAGCAACATTCCGACAGCAATTTCTCCT
Coding sequences within it:
- a CDS encoding NifU family protein, translated to MENVSPLQQRIEQALEYCRPYLIADGGNIQLVNIKENGIVEVRYEGLCVICPLSPLTLRAGIERTIMHFAPEVKRVEAVHR
- the apbC gene encoding iron-sulfur cluster carrier protein ApbC; the protein is MKQQLSETSVLNSLRLVKDPDLHRDIVALNFVKDLKIDKQNVSFKIELTTPSCPVRDELKAAAEQAIRDNIENVGTISIEMTSSVRVSPGQQRAELLAGVKNTIAVASGKGGVGKSTVAVNLAVSLALDGAKVGLLDADIYGPSIPLMMGIDERPKMRGQKLVPLEAHGVQVMSIGFLVDPMQAVIWRGPMVSGAVKQFMSDVDWGELDYLVFDLPPGTGDIHLTLVQSIPLSGAVVVTTPQDISLADARKAFAMFQKVNVPILGIIENMSYHICGHCGHREEIFSTGGGKKAAEELNVPFLGDIPIYTPIRVGGDIGKPIVVLEPEATQAKQIRQLARNMAAQLSIQSLSTPTPKIEIDLGVN